One Sanguibacter keddieii DSM 10542 genomic window carries:
- a CDS encoding FecCD family ABC transporter permease produces the protein MTTVSLEAASDRPVLTTAQSVARARSGRAVRRRTVIAVLAVLVVVLFVTSLMVGKTFYPASDVLRVILGEDVAGASFTVGRLRLPRATLAILAGLCFGLGGVTFQTMLRNPLASPDIIGISSGASAAAAFAIVTLSLGSRAVSVVAIVAGLVVAILVYLLAYKGGVAGTRLILIGIGVAAMLDSMTAYVLSRAAEWDLQAAQRWLTGSLNGVSWSQALPVLAALVVLAPVLLAQSRNLSVTQLGDDTASALGVRVNRTRLILIVAAVGLIAFATAAAGPIAFVAFLSGPIAARLVGPSGSLLVPAALVGAVLVLVGDLVGQYALGTRLPVGVVTGVLGAPYLVYLIVRTNRSGSSL, from the coding sequence GTGACCACCGTCAGCCTCGAGGCGGCGTCTGACCGCCCGGTCCTCACCACGGCGCAGTCCGTCGCGCGCGCCCGGTCCGGCCGTGCCGTCCGCCGCCGCACCGTGATCGCGGTGCTGGCCGTGCTCGTCGTCGTCCTGTTCGTCACCTCGCTCATGGTCGGCAAGACCTTCTACCCGGCCTCCGACGTGCTGCGCGTGATCCTCGGCGAGGACGTCGCCGGCGCCAGCTTCACCGTCGGGCGGCTGCGCCTGCCGCGTGCGACCCTCGCGATCCTGGCCGGCCTCTGCTTCGGGCTCGGCGGCGTCACCTTCCAGACGATGCTGCGCAACCCGCTGGCCAGCCCCGACATCATCGGCATCAGCTCCGGTGCCAGCGCCGCGGCGGCCTTCGCGATCGTCACCCTGTCGCTCGGGTCGCGCGCGGTGTCCGTCGTGGCGATCGTCGCCGGGCTCGTCGTCGCGATCCTCGTCTACCTGCTGGCCTACAAGGGCGGGGTCGCCGGGACACGGCTGATCCTCATCGGCATCGGCGTCGCCGCCATGCTCGACAGCATGACCGCGTACGTCCTGTCCCGCGCTGCCGAGTGGGACCTGCAGGCGGCGCAGCGGTGGCTCACCGGCAGCCTCAACGGCGTCAGCTGGTCCCAGGCGCTGCCCGTGCTCGCCGCACTCGTGGTGCTCGCCCCGGTGCTCCTCGCGCAGTCGCGCAACCTGTCCGTGACGCAGCTCGGCGACGACACGGCCTCGGCGCTCGGGGTCAGGGTGAACCGCACCCGCCTGATCCTCATCGTCGCCGCCGTCGGTCTCATCGCCTTCGCGACCGCGGCCGCCGGCCCGATCGCCTTCGTCGCGTTCCTCTCCGGACCGATCGCGGCGCGGCTGGTGGGCCCCAGCGGCTCGCTGCTCGTGCCGGCCGCCCTGGTCGGCGCGGTCCTCGTGCTCGTCGGCGACCTCGTCGGCCAGTACGCGCTCGGGACCCGCCTGCCCGTCGGCGTCGTCACCGGTGTCCTCGGGGCGCCGTACCTCGTCTACCTCATCGTCCGCACGAACCGCTCCGGGAGCTCCCTGTGA
- a CDS encoding SRPBCC family protein — protein sequence MPVVSSHKDPENLTLTIVSEHAADVDRVWQIWEDPRQLEQWWGPPTWPATFEEHSLVPGGRSRYYMTGPEGEKAGGWWTILTVDPPRSFEFEDGFADEGEATPTTDTTRAVVTLEPVDSRTRMTIVTTFASLEHLELLAQMGMEEGMREAMGQIDGVLAG from the coding sequence ATGCCTGTAGTGAGCAGTCACAAGGATCCTGAGAACCTCACCCTGACGATCGTGTCAGAGCACGCCGCCGACGTCGACCGTGTCTGGCAGATCTGGGAGGATCCGCGCCAGCTCGAGCAGTGGTGGGGTCCGCCCACCTGGCCCGCGACCTTCGAGGAGCACTCACTGGTCCCGGGCGGGCGCTCGCGCTACTACATGACCGGCCCCGAGGGGGAGAAGGCCGGCGGCTGGTGGACGATCCTCACGGTCGACCCGCCCCGGTCCTTCGAGTTCGAGGACGGGTTCGCCGACGAGGGCGAGGCGACCCCGACGACCGACACCACCCGCGCCGTCGTCACCCTCGAGCCGGTCGACAGCCGCACCCGGATGACCATCGTCACGACCTTCGCGAGCCTCGAGCACCTCGAGCTCCTCGCCCAGATGGGCATGGAAGAAGGCATGCGCGAGGCGATGGGCCAGATCGACGGGGTGCTCGCCGGCTGA
- a CDS encoding ArsR/SmtB family transcription factor, with protein sequence MVVDQWADEEVDRVFQALADATRRDIMARVVERGQSVSALAQDYDMSFAAVQKHVAVLERATLVTKERRGREQIVHGNVDAVRRASHLLGEYEKIWQLRAQQIDVLLAEG encoded by the coding sequence ATGGTTGTAGATCAGTGGGCCGACGAAGAGGTCGACCGCGTGTTCCAGGCGCTGGCCGATGCGACACGGCGCGACATCATGGCGCGCGTCGTGGAGCGCGGTCAGTCCGTGTCCGCGCTGGCTCAGGACTACGACATGAGCTTTGCCGCCGTGCAGAAGCACGTCGCGGTCCTCGAGCGCGCGACCCTCGTGACCAAGGAGCGACGCGGGAGGGAGCAGATCGTGCACGGGAACGTCGACGCCGTCCGGAGGGCTTCACACCTGCTCGGCGAGTACGAGAAGATCTGGCAGCTCCGAGCCCAGCAGATCGACGTACTGCTCGCGGAGGGATGA
- a CDS encoding ABC transporter ATP-binding protein, with translation MTTDHTLVAQGLTLGYGDRTVIDGLDLVVPPGKVTAIVGANACGKSTLLRSMSRLLSPRGGQVLLDGKQVHKTPAKQLARTLGLLPQSPIAPEGITVADLVGRGRHPHQGMLSRWSTADDEAVAAALDATETAALADRPVDELSGGQRQRVWIAMALAQRTDLLLLDEPTTFLDVSHQVEVLDLLTDLNRARGTTIVMVLHDLNLAARYSDHLIALADGRVHASGTPSEVLTEDTVRAVFGLENQVIVDPTSGKPLMLPIGRHHVTDRAAG, from the coding sequence GTGACCACCGACCACACCCTCGTCGCACAGGGCCTCACCCTCGGGTACGGGGACCGCACGGTCATCGACGGGCTCGACCTCGTGGTCCCGCCCGGCAAGGTCACCGCGATCGTCGGCGCGAACGCCTGCGGCAAGTCGACGCTCCTGCGCTCCATGTCGCGCCTGCTGTCACCGCGCGGCGGGCAGGTGCTCCTCGACGGCAAGCAGGTCCACAAGACCCCCGCCAAGCAGCTCGCCCGGACCCTCGGGCTGCTCCCCCAGTCACCGATCGCCCCCGAGGGCATCACCGTCGCCGACCTCGTCGGCCGCGGACGGCACCCGCACCAGGGCATGCTGTCGCGCTGGAGCACCGCCGACGACGAGGCCGTCGCCGCGGCGCTCGACGCCACCGAGACCGCGGCGCTGGCCGACCGTCCCGTCGACGAGCTCTCCGGTGGGCAGCGCCAGCGCGTGTGGATCGCCATGGCGCTCGCGCAGCGCACCGACCTCCTGCTGCTCGACGAGCCGACGACCTTCCTCGACGTCAGCCACCAGGTCGAGGTCCTCGACCTGCTCACCGACCTCAACCGGGCGCGCGGCACGACGATCGTCATGGTGCTGCACGACCTCAACCTCGCAGCCCGGTACTCGGACCACCTCATCGCGCTCGCCGACGGGCGGGTGCACGCGTCGGGCACACCGTCGGAGGTCCTCACCGAGGACACCGTCCGCGCGGTGTTCGGCCTCGAGAACCAGGTCATCGTCGACCCGACCTCCGGGAAGCCGCTCATGCTGCCCATCGGGAGGCACCACGTGACGGACCGCGCGGCGGGCTGA
- a CDS encoding FecCD family ABC transporter permease has translation MTPAPSGPATTVAGPTTSGAAAVRRPRRVRALWLLVVLAVLLVLVVTSVMVGSRGVGWTDALAALGGSTDGFDQAAVAKRIPRTLLAVVAGAALGVSGALMQGVTRNPLADPGILGVNMGASLAVVTGIAYFGLTAASSYIWLAIAGAAVTALFVYTIGSLGRGGATPLKLALAGAATSAALASFVSAVVLGRNDIAGGVRSWQIGGVGGGSYESIRQVAPFLVVGLVLALVSARSLNSLALGDELAAGLGERVAIARGTAALSAVILCGAATAVTGPIGFVGLVVPHACRLLVGVDHRWLLPFSALTGAALLTGADVLGRIATRPSEVDVGIVTALVGAPFFIYIVRRQKVRAL, from the coding sequence GTGACACCAGCACCCTCGGGCCCGGCAACCACCGTCGCCGGGCCGACCACCTCGGGCGCCGCAGCCGTGCGGCGCCCGAGGCGCGTCCGCGCCCTGTGGCTCCTCGTCGTCCTGGCGGTCCTGCTCGTCCTCGTCGTCACCTCGGTGATGGTCGGCTCGCGCGGCGTGGGGTGGACCGACGCCCTCGCGGCCCTCGGCGGCTCGACCGACGGCTTCGACCAGGCGGCGGTCGCCAAGCGCATCCCCCGGACCCTCCTCGCCGTCGTCGCCGGCGCCGCTCTCGGCGTCTCCGGTGCGCTCATGCAGGGCGTGACCCGCAACCCCCTCGCCGACCCCGGGATCCTCGGGGTGAACATGGGCGCCTCGCTCGCCGTCGTCACCGGCATCGCGTACTTCGGGCTCACGGCCGCGTCGAGCTACATCTGGCTCGCCATCGCCGGTGCCGCCGTCACCGCGCTGTTCGTCTACACGATCGGCTCCCTCGGCCGCGGAGGTGCGACGCCGCTCAAGCTCGCCCTGGCCGGCGCCGCCACCTCGGCCGCCCTCGCGTCCTTCGTCAGCGCCGTGGTGCTCGGCCGCAACGACATCGCGGGCGGTGTGCGGTCCTGGCAGATCGGCGGCGTCGGCGGTGGCTCCTACGAGAGCATCCGGCAGGTAGCCCCCTTCCTCGTGGTCGGGCTGGTGCTGGCGCTCGTCTCGGCGCGGAGCCTCAACTCCCTCGCCCTCGGCGACGAGCTGGCCGCCGGGCTCGGCGAGCGCGTCGCGATCGCCCGCGGCACCGCCGCCCTGAGCGCCGTGATCCTCTGTGGCGCCGCGACCGCCGTCACCGGGCCCATCGGCTTCGTGGGGCTCGTCGTCCCGCACGCCTGCCGTCTCCTCGTCGGCGTCGACCACCGCTGGCTGCTGCCCTTCTCCGCGCTCACCGGCGCGGCGCTGCTCACCGGAGCCGACGTCCTGGGGCGCATCGCCACCCGGCCCAGCGAGGTCGACGTCGGCATCGTCACCGCGCTGGTCGGCGCGCCCTTCTTCATCTACATCGTCCGCCGCCAGAAGGTGCGTGCCCTGTGA